One Fusobacterium ulcerans DNA segment encodes these proteins:
- a CDS encoding heavy metal translocating P-type ATPase has translation MKVREYAVDNLGCAGCAAKIQHEGSKMSGILNSNLDLYKKKMIVETDDNFNEEKFLSDINKIADKLEPGTKIYKKENEQIKTREYVVENLGCAGCAAKIQHEGSKIAGVINSNLDLYKKKMTIESDSSFDEESFLEKINTIADKLEPGTLIYKAESDDDTDEARAKREEEIAQEKAEEKREKMLLIIGAALFIISVFLKPFPMLKLAVSIVAYIILGGDVVLNSFKNITKGNFLDENFLMTIATFGAFYLGETTEAVGVMLFYKIGEYFQESAVRNSRKSIEKLLDIRPDYANIRDNNGEVIKVSPKKLKIGDIIIVKSGEKVPVDGIVVKGESDLNTAALTGESVPSDVAVNSEVLSGSLNGAGVLEVKVTKLFSDSTINKIIEMVENASNKKAESEKFITKFARYYTPIVVVIALIVGLGFPTLFGNFNMWFGRALIFLVISCPCALVLSVPLTFFSSIGKASKSGILIKGGNYLEALTTIGAVVFDKTGTLTKGKFKIDKLEAVNGNEDDLLKTAKIGEFYSNHPIGKAIISHGSIEINEEYIEGYKELSGFGVLSYYEGKMILIGNYKLMKEYKIEAEEKHYAGTVLYVAENNIFLGYVYISDEIKEDSPMTIEGLKKAGIQSYMLTGDSDRIGAVVGEKLGLQPENVYSQLLPQDKVSKLEEIKSKNDKGVVFVGDGVNDAPVLSLADVGIAMGGVGSDIAIEAADVVIMKDEPSKILELLKIAKQNKKVVMQNIVMALGVKVIVMVLGVFGIANMWMAIFSDVGVSLLAVLNASQGIKRN, from the coding sequence ATGAAAGTAAGAGAGTATGCAGTAGATAATCTTGGCTGCGCCGGATGTGCTGCCAAAATACAACATGAAGGTTCTAAAATGTCAGGTATACTAAACAGCAATCTTGACCTTTACAAGAAAAAAATGATAGTTGAAACTGATGATAATTTTAATGAAGAAAAATTTTTATCAGATATCAATAAAATAGCTGACAAGCTTGAACCGGGAACAAAAATATACAAAAAAGAAAATGAACAGATAAAAACAAGAGAATATGTTGTAGAAAATTTAGGATGTGCTGGATGTGCTGCTAAGATACAACATGAAGGTTCTAAAATAGCAGGAGTTATCAACAGCAATCTTGATCTTTACAAGAAAAAGATGACCATTGAATCTGATTCATCTTTTGATGAAGAGAGCTTTCTGGAAAAAATAAATACAATAGCTGATAAATTAGAGCCTGGAACTTTAATATACAAAGCTGAATCTGATGATGATACTGATGAAGCAAGAGCTAAAAGAGAAGAGGAAATAGCTCAGGAAAAAGCAGAAGAGAAAAGGGAAAAAATGCTTCTTATTATTGGAGCTGCTCTATTTATTATCTCTGTTTTCCTTAAACCATTTCCAATGCTGAAACTTGCTGTATCTATAGTGGCATATATAATTTTAGGTGGAGATGTTGTTCTTAATTCATTTAAAAATATTACAAAAGGAAATTTCCTTGATGAAAACTTCCTGATGACTATTGCCACATTTGGTGCTTTTTATCTGGGAGAAACAACTGAAGCTGTTGGAGTAATGCTTTTCTATAAAATAGGAGAATACTTCCAGGAATCAGCTGTAAGAAATTCAAGAAAATCTATTGAAAAACTTTTGGATATCAGACCTGATTATGCAAATATAAGAGATAACAATGGTGAAGTAATAAAAGTTTCCCCTAAAAAATTGAAAATTGGAGATATTATTATTGTCAAATCTGGAGAAAAAGTTCCAGTAGATGGAATTGTAGTAAAAGGTGAAAGTGACCTGAATACTGCTGCTCTTACTGGAGAATCTGTTCCTTCTGATGTTGCTGTAAACAGTGAAGTTCTAAGTGGAAGCTTGAATGGAGCTGGAGTTCTTGAAGTAAAAGTTACAAAACTTTTCAGTGATTCTACTATCAACAAAATAATTGAAATGGTAGAAAATGCAAGCAACAAGAAAGCTGAATCAGAAAAATTTATTACAAAGTTTGCAAGATATTATACTCCAATAGTTGTGGTAATAGCTCTGATAGTTGGACTTGGATTCCCAACATTATTTGGTAATTTCAATATGTGGTTTGGAAGAGCATTGATATTCCTTGTTATATCTTGTCCATGTGCTTTGGTATTATCTGTACCGCTTACTTTCTTCAGCAGTATAGGAAAAGCTTCTAAAAGTGGTATCCTTATCAAAGGAGGTAACTATCTTGAAGCTCTTACAACTATAGGTGCTGTTGTATTCGATAAGACTGGAACACTTACTAAAGGTAAATTTAAAATAGACAAGCTTGAAGCTGTAAATGGAAATGAAGATGATCTTTTAAAAACAGCTAAAATAGGTGAATTTTATTCTAATCACCCAATAGGAAAAGCTATTATAAGTCATGGAAGCATTGAAATAAATGAAGAATATATAGAAGGGTACAAAGAACTTTCCGGATTCGGAGTACTTTCATATTATGAAGGTAAAATGATTCTTATAGGTAACTATAAACTTATGAAAGAATACAAAATAGAAGCTGAAGAAAAACATTATGCTGGAACTGTTCTATATGTTGCTGAAAATAATATCTTCCTAGGATATGTATATATTTCAGATGAAATAAAAGAAGATTCTCCTATGACTATAGAGGGATTGAAAAAAGCTGGAATCCAAAGCTATATGCTTACTGGAGACAGTGACAGAATAGGTGCAGTAGTTGGAGAGAAATTAGGATTACAACCTGAAAATGTATATTCACAGCTGCTTCCACAGGATAAAGTAAGCAAACTTGAAGAAATTAAATCTAAAAATGATAAAGGTGTTGTCTTTGTAGGAGATGGTGTCAATGATGCCCCTGTGTTGTCTCTAGCTGATGTAGGAATCGCTATGGGTGGTGTAGGTAGTGATATTGCAATAGAGGCTGCTGATGTGGTTATAATGAAAGATGAGCCTTCTAAAATACTTGAACTGTTAAAAATAGCAAAACAAAACAAAAAAGTTGTTATGCAGAATATAGTTATGGCTCTTGGAGTAAAAGTAATAGTTATGGTACTTGGAGTTTTTGGTATAGCAAATATGTGGATGGCTATATTCTCAGACGTTGGGGTATCATTACTGGCTGTTCTTAATGCTTCTCAAGGAATAAAAAGAAATTAA